The genomic region GAGTATAATGTCAGGTAGTGACAACtgctgtgaggaaaaaaaaaactggtaaagGAGGTCAAGTAAGGGACGGTGGAGGCAGTTTGTCCTGAGTGGACAGAGGGCCTGATGAAGTTGATGTTAGAGCCAAGAGCTGCAGGAGGAGAGGAAGTCAGCTCTGGGGTCACCTAGGGGAAGAGTGTTCCAAGCAGAGGTGAGGAAGGACCAAGGTTCTGAGGTGGgaaggagcttggtgtgctggaAACAGCACGGGCCTCGACAGCAGcaaggcggggtgggggcggggggtcgCAAGGGGCGGAGTAGAAGATGACGTCAGAGACAGAGGGTAGCGGGGTCACGAAGGGTCCTCTTCTAGAAACGTGGCACCTCTAGTAACCAGAGCAGAGCAGCCTCTATGGTTTGGATCCAGGGTGTCCCTCCTGCTTGGGAGGGATCTGGAGTATTATGGGTAGCCCTAGCCTGACACCCCCCAAGCCCACTTGGGTTCCAACACAGTGACCTCCAGGCCCGAGTGCCCGGGGTCCGAGGGGGAGGTCACCAAGAGAttcctgccaggttcccctggaGATTCCAGGGGGATGACCTCCATAATTTAAAGTCCGGAGCCCTGCCCTCAAACCGCCCTCCAAGCCCTCTTGTGACTCTAGGGGGGTCACCTTTCCCAGACTCCGCATCTGGGGGTCCCCGGAGTCTGGAGGGGTCCGACGCCCAGACCACGCGCCCCACGCCCGAAGCCGCGGTCCCTGCGCCACCACCGGGAGAGGCCGGTGCGGCGGGCGCCTCCCGGGCCGCTGCGGCAAAGGCTGGGCAGCCGCGCCCTCCCCCGGCGGTGATTCATcccgccccctccctctccctcctccctgccgtggccgccgccgccgccgccgccgctgcagTGCGCAGGAGATCGCGGCCCGCGCCCTAGCGCGCCCGAGCCGGAGCGGGGCCGGGGTCCGCGCACCTGGCGGATGTGTCCGGCTGCGCGCGCCAACGCAGCAGCCCGAGCAGCGGCCGCCGCCCGCGCGGCGGGGATGCCCGGACGCCGGGCCCCGGGGCTGGGCCCCCGGCGGTAACCGGAGCGGGGGGGCCgcgccccccctcccccctcgTCGGTCCCAGAGCCGCAGCTGCTGCGCCCGCGCGCTCCCGGGGACATTCTAACCGCCGCCGGGTCCCGCCGCCTCTCGCCCCGCTATTAATACCGGCGGCCCGGGAGCGGGGCGCAGCGTGCTCAGCGCAACCATGGGGACGCTGCTGGCCTTTGTGGTCGGCGCCGCACTGGGTGAGTGCGCGGGGGGCGCGCGCGGCGGGGGCACAGCCGGCACACTGGCCGGGCCGCGGGATTCGCTCTCGGGACTTTGGGCCGCGGGCGAGGGCCGTCCCCACCTCATCCCCCAGCCCGGCTAAGTCCGCTTCAGAAGTTGTGCGCGCGGGGAACGGGGCTCGGGAGGGCGCAGAGGTGCGGGTGGGCGCGAGCGGGCGAGGGCCGGGCTGGCACGGCTCGGCGGCTGCGGGCGCCCAGCCGGGGGCGAGGAAACGCGGAGTCAGCTGCTCCCGGAGAGCCCCGCAGGCTGCAATGTGACACCTACAGtcgcgggaggtgggagggggggaggCGGCGCCCGGATATTGGGACGGAGAGAccgaaagagagagagagagagagagacacggaAAGGAAGCAGCGGCGAGAGACATAGAAGTACTCCTGAGTGCTCCGCTGGGAGACTGGGGAGCTGGAAAGTGAGGGGGGAGATAGAGAGAGGGGTGTAGAGTATGCCAGAGTTAGGGATCTGAGCggtggagagagaaaaacttGAGCGAGGCAGGAAGAGATAGAGACACAGGTAGACACAGGTAGAGATGGAGTTTTAAAAGGACAGGGAAAGGTGCAGGGCGAGATGGAGAGCAGGAGAGGGTGTCTGAGCCGGAGTAAAGATACAAAGTGGGGCCTTCGGAGAGATTCCTGAGAGAAATAAAGAGGGGGCGGCAAAGACTGAGGCGCTCAGGGGGATAGAAAGAGACAGCAGAGGAGGAGGGCAGAAAACCCCGATTAATAGAGGAAAGGATGGGGGGGCAAAGGAAAAGCCTCGGAGCTGGAAAGACAGCACGAGTTAGTGagcaggaaggaggaggcaggTAAGAATGAGGATGAGGGACTCAAAGGGACTGGAATCTGCTGGGGATGTGAAGGCCCTGTGGCGGGAAAGAGCTCAGAGAGTTTTGAGAAGATGATGGGGGTGGGATTGGCTTCAGGAAGTGAGGAGCCTGGGAGCAGAGGGGACTGAGGCAGGAGAAGATAGGAAGGGGTGGATGTTGGGAACTTACCCGACTGGGGAGCAGGGCTGAGGTGTTTTTCTGCCCTGGATCCAGTGCCCACCTCCCTCTCTGAGGCCTTGGCTTCTCCCAACCCATTTATCTGGGGCTGGTTGGTCTTAGAGAGCAATCAATGCTGGTAGAACTGACGCTGCCACCTTGAATTTCTAACGCCACTAGAATTCTGGTCCCACCACCTAGACACTGCAATACCTTGGACAAGTGGCCTCCTGAGAAAGGGGTACTTGGGTAGCACAGACTCTAAGTTACTGACCACAGTAACAGCCCTGTTGACTGGGGGCATCCAGTGTACcgtggcttccctagtggctcagacagtaaagaatccgcctgcaatacaggagacccgagttcgatccctaggtcaggaatagcccctggagaagggcatggctacccactccagtatttttgccttgagaatcccatggacagaggagcctggtgggctacagtctgtggggttgcaaagagtcggacacgactgagtgcacacacaagGTATCAAGTCCCCTGCAGCCTTACCTGCCTTAAAGAACCTGCCCAGCCACCTCCAGAAGAAAGACAATCGGTTCCCTCACTATTCACAGGGGCAATCAGAGAGGACGAGGGACTCACCAAGGGCATGTAGCTGGTGGCAGGGCCAAGCTCCAAGCCTGGTTCTGGCTATTCCTGATCGTAATCGAGGGGAACCAGATGGCTTCCAAGGGGCCTGAGAGCTGTCAACCAGTGAGCCTGGCATTGCCAAGGGTGATGGGTGCCCCGGCTCGACCTGAGCCCACTGTCCCTGCAGTGTCCTCAGCCTGGGGGGGCTGCGTGGAGGTGGACTCGGAGACCGAGGCCGTGTATGGGATGACCTTCAAAATCCTGTGCATCTCCTGCAAGCGCCGCAGTGAGACCAACGCTGAGACCTTCACTGAGTGGACTTTCCGCCAGAAGGGCACAGAGGAGTTTGTCAAGGTGGGTGGGCTCCTGGCACAGGAGGGTGGGCACCTGTGTGGGAGCTAGTGACGGGGAGCAGGGTTCCAGTTGGGGTTGCGAGTTTGTTTGCACCCAGGTGCCATTTCTGATGACCTGGATCCACATGCCAGCTCCACCAGGACCGgctggtgaccttgggcaagccgtTGAACCTTCACTGCCTCCTCTGTAAAGAAAGGGGAGTGGGTAGTCTCCAGCTCTGAGGCTGGTGTGAGAATTGAGTTCCTGCACCTGGCACACGGTTGTCACAAAATATACGTCATCGGAATTATTTTATACCAGCAAAAAATGCCTCAGATTGTTATCGTGGAAGGAAACAGAACTTTTTGACCTCCTTTTCACTCTCTGTGTTTTGAATTGCATAGGAGGGGGTTCCATAAACTTTTTGAGGGCCTTCCAGAGAATTGAAGTCTACAGCAGCCAGAATTGGGCTGTCTCTCGCCCTGCCTGGGGAGTGTGTCTGGGGGCCGGGCAAGATGGTAGAGAATGAAGACCAGAAAGGCTGAATGGGGGCTCCGGAGGATGGCCACGGAACACGTGCAGCGGCGTGTGTGTGTCAGGGCTCGGGCACAGTCTGGGTCCTTCTGTGTCTGTGCATCAGGGCGAGGGGCAGAATAGAGGTCTCGGTGGGGCGGGGGTAGCCGGCAGTGACCCCGCGCCCACTGCCCCCAGATCCTGCGCTATGAGAACGAGGTGCTGCAACTGGAAGAGGATGAACGCTTTGAGGGCCGCGTGGTGTGGAATGGCAGCCGGGGCACCAAAGACCTGCAGGACCTGTCCATCTTCATCACCAACGTCACCTACAACCACTCGGGCGACTATGAATGCCACGTGTACCGCCTGCTCTTCTTCGACAACTACGAGCACAACACCAGCGTTGTCAAAAAGATCCACCTTGAGGTGGTGGACAAAGGTGAGTCGGGCCCCCGGGCAGCCAGATGGAGGGACAGATGGCGGAAgcgagggggggaggggggatggaCGGGCTGGCTCAGCGCCTGGGCAGCAGGGGGTGGAGACAACACCTCCCgcctggagtccagctccagccccCACTTCCCTTCAGCCATGGAGAGGTCATGGCGGGCCTGTCCCAGGGAAGTGCTGAGTGCAgagctgagctctgcctcctgcgCTGTGAACCCCAGCGGGTGCCTCCCTGTCTCTGAGCCTGAGTGTTGTCCTGTAGGAAACAGGTGATAATGGTGTCTCTCTCTCGGTGTGTCGTTGGAGCCATTCTGATGTCGTGGGGGAGGTGGTGAGGATGGAGTGAGATGCTGGGTGTCCGAGGCTGGTGCGTCTGTCACAGCAGGGCCTCGGCACACGGGGGCCATGGTCGTGGTGCTTCTGATTGTCAACAGCCTTAGTCCTGCCCCCCTGTGTCACCTGGGGCAGGAAATCAGTGGTGTCACCTGTGGCGGGGCTCTTCAAATTCTACCATATGCGGTCGTCCTGTTGTTTGGATCTTGACTCAACAGATCCATGTTGGGCCCAGGATTCTGTCTCAGATGAGGCCAAGGCTGCAGGTCTGGGGCCATGCTGAGCAGCAAAGATCTAAGGTGTGTTTTGAATCATTTTTCATCATTTCGGCTTCAACTGCTTTGGACTCCTTCCCTGAACCATCTTCTGATTGGGTGTaaattggaattttccagggccCCAGGGGCCATTGGCTTAGAGAGTCAGGGAGATATCCCAGACCTTGGGCTTCCAAAGAGCATGGCAGGTGAGTCCCGAGGGGCCATCAGTACATGCCACCATCATGGGCCATGTGCACTGGTGCCCTCCTTCCCCAAGACTGGGGCTGGCCTCGTTGTCCTGTATGAAGTCCCTCACTGAATCCTCCCACCCaccatctggtggctcagacagtaaagaatctacctgcaatgcaggagatgcaggttcgatccctgggtcaggaagatcccctgtaaaaggaaatggcaacccactccagtattcttgcctgggaaatcccacggacagaggagcctggcaggccacagtctacagggtcgcaaagagtcggacatgacttaacaacgaAAAAACAACCCACCTTCTGCCGTAGAGGCTCTTCTTATCCCCATTTAGcagatggggaaaccgaggctcagggaGGTAAGATTACAAGGCGAAGGTCACAGAGTTGcgacctggatttgaacccagccaAACCTGTGTgattgttgtttttattcttgGCATGATTCACTATACTCTGCCGTCAGCCAGAGCCTGTGGGTTCCTGTTGGTAATTAGCATTTTTACAGGTATTAGCAAAGTGATCTAGCAGAattcaattcaggagacatgtctgagcgactctTTGGTGTAGGTCACGATGCTGGGTGGGTGGCCACCCACAGACGTCGATGATGGAGCCCTGCCCTGGTGAGTTGGGTGACGGTGGAGGAGTTGTAAAAAAGACACCCCCGAATACTGTGGCTTAACAAAGTCTGGGTCAGTCCCGTCTCCCAAATCTGTGCTCAGGTGAAGGGTTAGGGGGTAGGAAGTTTCCTGGATGCCCTTTGGGCACCCAGGTTCTTTCCATCTTGTG from Bos javanicus breed banteng chromosome 18, ARS-OSU_banteng_1.0, whole genome shotgun sequence harbors:
- the SCN1B gene encoding sodium channel subunit beta-1, which translates into the protein MGTLLAFVVGAALVSSAWGGCVEVDSETEAVYGMTFKILCISCKRRSETNAETFTEWTFRQKGTEEFVKILRYENEVLQLEEDERFEGRVVWNGSRGTKDLQDLSIFITNVTYNHSGDYECHVYRLLFFDNYEHNTSVVKKIHLEVVDKANRDMASIVSEIMMYVLIVVLTIWLVAEMVYCYKKIAAATEAAAQENASEYLAITSESKENCTGVQVAE